In the genome of Sphingopyxis sp. YF1, the window GCGACGCCGCGCGGCCGTTGAAGCCGCCCGAGCGGAAACCGCGCGAGAAGGAGGCATAGGCCAGCTTGCCCGGTTCGATCGTATATTCGGCATTGGCGCGCCAGGTGAATTTTCCGAAGCTGTCGCTGCCCGAGCAATTGTTGGCAGGGGCGTAGACGGGAATGACCACGCCGGGTGCCGGGCTGGTCGTGCCGGTCACCGCGACGCAGCTCGTGCCGTCGAAGGTCGGCTGGGTCAGGCGGACGAGCGCTCCGATGCGGCCGTAATTGTTGAAGATCGACTTTTTGTCGTCGGTGTAGCGCGCGCCCACCGAGATCTTGAACTGGTCCGACAGGCTGATCTGCGCGTCGGCGAAACCGGCATAGGATTTGGCGTGATGGTCGACATATTGGCGGAGCACCGCGGTCGAGCCCTGGCCGAGGACGACGCCGAAATTGGTCGATTGGTCGAGCGTGTAACTGCTGTTGAAATAATAGCCGCCGACCAGCAGGTTCACCATGTCGAAGTCGGCGAGCAGGCGGACCTCCTGGCTGAACTGCTTGTAGCGCTGGTCGCGCTTCGTCTCGAAGAAATTGACCGAGCTGGCGTCGAAGTCCTGCGTCACCGATTCCTTGTTCTTGATGTAACCGGTGACCGACGAGAGCGTGAGATTGTCGCTGAGTTCGATGTCGATGTTGCCGGTGATGCTGTCCGCATCGTTGCGCACCGGGGTCTCGATGCTGCTGTAGGTGGTGTAGAGGCCGCGGTGCGGCTGGGTCGAACGGTTGCACTCGGCGGCCGGAGAGAAGCCCGGCGCGCCGGGAGCGGCGCAGACGACGTCGCGGCCGGTTTCGGACAGCGGCGCAACGATCGTCTCCCCGCGTTCGCGGCTGTGCTGATAGGTGATCTGCGCACTGATCGTGTCGCTGGGGGTGATCAGCGCGGTGACGCCGCCAGTCAGCGTCTCATAGGCACCCTCGCGCTTGTTCTTGGTGACGTTGAAATAATAGCCGTCGGTTTTGTCGTAATAGCCGAAGGCCTTCAATGCGATGAAGTCGCCGAGCTTGCCGGTGTTGACGACGAGGCGGCCGCGCTTGGTATCGAAATTGCTGTAGGCGAACTGACCGCGCACGCCGAAATCGTCGGTCGGCTTGGTGCGCGTCACGTTGATCACGCCGCCGATGGTGTTGCGGCCGAACAAAGTGCCCTGCGGTCCGCGCAGCACTTCGAGCCGTTCGAGGTCGAAGCTGTCGAGCAGCTGGCCGGTGTTGGTGCCGATGAAGACACCGTCGACGACGACGCCGACCGCGGGGTCGAAGCTCTTTTCGATATCCTCGAAGCTGATCCCGCGGATCGAGATCGCCGCGGCGCTGGGGCCGGCGCCGACTGAGTCGACGACGAGGCTGGGAACGCGGCCGGCGATGTCGCGGATGTCGTCGATCGTTGCCGATTCGAGCGCGGTCTGGTCGAGTGCGGTGACCGCGATCGGGATCGACTGGACGCTCTCCTGGCGCTTCTGCGCGGTGACCACGATCTCGCGGAGCGCGCTGCCGCTGTCGTCCGCGGCGGCCTCCTGCGCGAGCGCCGGCGTGGCGATGGCAAGCGCGGCGAGCGACACGGTCGCGTAGACGGCGGGCAGCATTCGGGCATGCGTGGTCATCGTCAATCCTCCCTCTCGCGCCGGCGCATAGGCTCGCCGGTCACGTTGGAGCGGAAGGTCCGCTTAATGTCCCGATTCAACAATCATCAAAAATATCAGGCATGCCGTAACGGCCGGAAACGCCCTGAAA includes:
- a CDS encoding TonB-dependent receptor: MTTHARMLPAVYATVSLAALAIATPALAQEAAADDSGSALREIVVTAQKRQESVQSIPIAVTALDQTALESATIDDIRDIAGRVPSLVVDSVGAGPSAAAISIRGISFEDIEKSFDPAVGVVVDGVFIGTNTGQLLDSFDLERLEVLRGPQGTLFGRNTIGGVINVTRTKPTDDFGVRGQFAYSNFDTKRGRLVVNTGKLGDFIALKAFGYYDKTDGYYFNVTKNKREGAYETLTGGVTALITPSDTISAQITYQHSRERGETIVAPLSETGRDVVCAAPGAPGFSPAAECNRSTQPHRGLYTTYSSIETPVRNDADSITGNIDIELSDNLTLSSVTGYIKNKESVTQDFDASSVNFFETKRDQRYKQFSQEVRLLADFDMVNLLVGGYYFNSSYTLDQSTNFGVVLGQGSTAVLRQYVDHHAKSYAGFADAQISLSDQFKISVGARYTDDKKSIFNNYGRIGALVRLTQPTFDGTSCVAVTGTTSPAPGVVIPVYAPANNCSGSDSFGKFTWRANAEYTIEPGKLAYASFSRGFRSGGFNGRAASPTSLGPYQPETVDAYEVGLKADWLDRTLRTNLAFYYTKYNNKQEEVVQPSPPGSSSPQETVVKNASSADIKGFEAEIIAQMSDAFSFNASFSYTDAKYKSFFNDIVGLTTGSAADGIPDDVSTLTLRRAPKYQWSAGLNYSKEISSGRIDASTLLRYQSKYVTCIAPNRPVVPGAVTNDNRCFTENRENLSAQIGYTHFLGEGREVSLALFGRNLTNHKGLSSTLPVAGLFTFGAAIQPRTYGVELGFKF